The Psilocybe cubensis strain MGC-MH-2018 chromosome 7, whole genome shotgun sequence genome has a window encoding:
- a CDS encoding Transcriptional corepressor-like protein (Transcriptional corepressor LEUNIG_HOMOLOG), producing MASHPPPPLAHPSSGPGVGSGPGVGSGPGMGMGVGAGPGSSMGMGVGSGPGSSMGMGVGQGMGVGAPQPSPMQTDSQAGSGPGTGNGSGTGAGNGSGTGAGAGSGSGSGTGTQLSWEGDKMFNIYIWDYCYKRGFRNTAKELMAEAEIVPDPTPPINARQGLLFDNNNTD from the exons ATGGCGTcacatccaccaccaccgcttGCGCATCCTTCATCAGGGCCTGGCGTCGGTTCAGGGCCGGGCGTTGGGTCGGGGCCTGGGATGGGTATGGGCGTTGGCGCGGGGCCGGGGTCgagtatgggtatgggcgTTGGCTCAGGGCCGGGGTCgagtatgggtatgggcgTAGGACAGGGTATGGGTGTAGGCGCGCCGCAGCCTTCGCCGATGCAGACGGATTCACAAGCTGGGTCGGGGCCAGGGACAGGGAATGGGAGTGGGACAGGTGCAGGGAATGGGAGCGggacgggtgcgggtgcgggaagtgggagtgggagtgggacGGGGACGCAGCTTTCTTGGGAGGGGGATAAGAT GTTCAACATCTACATCTGGGACTACTGCTACAAACGCGGGTTCCGCAACACCGCCAAAGAGCTCATGGCTGAAGCGGAGATTGTACCTGACCCGACACCGCCGATTAATGCGCGGCAGGGGTTGTTGTTTGA CAACAACAATACTGACTag